Within Pseudomonadota bacterium, the genomic segment TCGCATCGTCACCTTGAAGAGCAAACCATGCGCTGCGCTTGACCGTGGGTCCCAACGGATGGGAGGCGAGGCAACTCGGTGTGCAGCATAGCAGAGATCGCAGCCCGGGTGATCAAGCTTAGGCAGGAGGCGGCAGGAGGCCCGGCACGGCCGCCCGGTCGTTGCGACCGCGTGGCTGGGTTCGCACCTCGCCCAGCCCGGCAACCCTTGTGCGCCGAAATTTTGACCACTTCTGGCGCAGACTCTAGCCTTGCACAGGTATTCAAAGCCCCTAGTGCAGGTTACACATCCTACATCCGCGAACGTCGGAACGGACATCGGCGTACGCCGCGAGGTGGCGGCGTTGCTGCTCGGCGCAGCCGCCGTCTTGTTGACGCTCGCGCTCTGGTCGTACGATCTACACGGCGGCGATGACTGGGTCGGCCCGGCGGGGGCTGCATTGGCGGGTTGGCTGCTCGATGCGTTTGGTCTGACCGCCTGCGTGCTGCCGCTTGAGCTCGGCCTCGGCGCGGCCGCTTGCTTGTCGCGGCAGCAGCCTCGCTGGTCCGCTCTCGCGCGCATGGCTTCACTCCCACCGATCGCCCTGGTGGCATCGGCGATGCTGCACATGCTGCTTCGGGACGAGGCGGTCTTCGGCGGCCATCTGCCTGGGGGGACCCTCGGAGAGCTCCTGGGCGAAGTGCTGGTCGCGACGCTGGGGCCCGCCGGCTCGAAGATCGTGAGCGCCACCATCTTGCTTGCCACGCTCGTGCTACGGACACGCTGGTCGCTGATCGGCGCTGCGGCAAGCGTGCGGCGCGGGGTGCAGTGGGCAGCGTTGTGGCTGCGCGCAGGCGCGCAACGGTTGTGGCTGGCATGGCAGCAGGCCAAGGAGCTCGAAGCTCGGCTTGACGAGCCAGAGCTTGAAACGCTGGATGCGATCCACGCTCGCCACGATCGGGATGCGCAAGTCGCAGCACAGCAGGACCTGCCCGCGGCCGACGAGCCCGGCGCGCAACCCGACGAGAACGAGCAGGTAGCCGAGGCCCTGCCCCCGCCTCGCAAGGCGCGTCCCAGCTCGGATGCAGGCAAGCGGGCCACCACACCGGCGTCGAGCGCCAAGCGACCGCAGCGTAGCCAGGGGCCGGTGATCGTAGCGCCGCGCGAACAGAGCTTGAGCGCGGCGGCAGCTGCCGCCGCGGTCCCGGCAGGCAACGGCTGCTTGCTTCTGCCGCCGCCATCGCTCCTGGCCCCGCCCGAGCAGCGCGCGGGGATCGATGTGGACGAAGCCACGCTGCGGGCCAACGCCGAGCGCCTGGTAGAGAAACTGGCCGCCTACGGAGTCCGTGGTCGTGTCGACGAAATCCACCCGGGACCGGTAGTCACGATGTACGAGTTCGAACCGGCCAGCGGCACCAAGGTCTCCAAGATCGCCGGTCTGGCGGACGATCTGGCCATGGCCCTCGCGGCCCAGAAGGTGCGGATCGTGGCGCCCATTCCAGGCAAATCGCGTGTCGGTTTCGAGCTGCCGAACCGCAAGCGCCAAAACGTATGGCTACGGGAGATTCTCGAAGACGCGCGCTGGCTGCGGATGCGCGGGGCGCTCCCGCTGGCTTTCGGCAAAGACATCTCCGGGCAGCCGGTGTTCGGTGACCTCACGAAGATGCCGCACTTGCTGGTCGCCGGCGCGACCGGATCCGGCAAGAGCGTGGGACTCAACGTGATGCTCCTGTCCCTTCTGCTCAAGAAACGGCCGGACGAAGTCCGCCTGCTCATGATCGATCCCAAGGTGGTCGAGCTCAACGTGTTCCAGGATATCCCTCATATGCTGTTGCCCGTCGTCACCGACATGAAAAAGGCCTCGCTGGCTCTCAAGTGGGCCGTAGACGAGATGGAGCGCCGCTACCAACTCTTCGCGGACGCCGGCGCTCGCAGCATCCTCACCTACAACGAACGGGTGGAAAAGGTCGAACGCGGTGAGCTCGATCCCTCCAGGCTGACCGGCAGGCGTGCTGCGGACGACGACGGGGAGCCCGAGACTCCCGAGAAGCTGCCCCACATCGTCGTGGTCGTGGACGAGTTTGCGGATCTGATGATGGTTGCAGCGAAGGACGTAGAAGCGGCGATTGCACGCCTCGCGCAAAAAGCGCGGGCAGCAGGGATTCACGTGATCCTTGCCACCCAGCGCCCCAGCGTGGACGTCATCACGGGCATGATCAAAGCGAACTTCCCGTCGCGTGTCGGCTACAAGGTCTCCCAACGCGAGGACTCCAAGACCATTCTCGGGCGTCAGGGAGCGGAACACTTGCTCGGCATGGGAGACATGCTGATGCTGCTGCCCGGCTGCAGCGATCTCAAGCGGGTCCACAGCGCGTACGTCAGCGAGGAGGAAGTCTCACGCGTCTGCGACTTCCTGCGCGAGCAGGGCAGGCCGATCTACAACGACGACATCCTCAGGCCACGCGACGACGACGAGGACGCGGATTACCCGAGCGCAGGCAGCGACGATCCCCTGTACGACCGGGGGGTGCGCCTGGTTGCGGAAGCGGGCTATTGCTCCATCAGCCACCTGCAGCGCAACCTCGGAGTCGGCTACAACAAGGCCGCCAAGCTGGTAGAGCGCATGGAAAAGGAAGGCGTGGTCGGCCCGGCAAGCAGCAAAGCAGGCGGTCGCCGCGAGGTGCTGATCGAGGCGCATTGATTCATGCCGGAACCGAGGCCGGGATCGGGTTCGGAGGCGGACGATCGCGCCTGTGCCTGCCGGGTCCGCACCTCAGGCTGGGATCTCAGATCTCGGATTCGGGGTCCCGACACCGGTCGGGCAAAGGACGGCAATGGTGCGGTGGCGAGCCACAACGGGCAAGCTTGCTGACGCATACTTGATACAGCACCGGTACCTAGTGTCCTGTATCCGTGATTACGTAGATAAGTCGGCGAGCAATTGGCCACGCTCGGGTCATCGAATCGACGCAGGCTGCGGTTCAATTTCGATGCAGTGCATCGCTATTTCCAGGAGATAGCCAAACGGCGATCGATGGCGTGAGCGGTGTCAAGGGCCGGCGAATTATGTGCGGGATTTCGGATACAGGACACTAGCCCGGGCGCGCCGGCGAATCGCATCCACCCTGCGCGGCCGGTCTCGACCAGTTATTCTCGGACGGACCCTAAGGGCCCGAGCTCGCTGCGGCTTTCGGCCGCGATGTAGCGGCCCCGAGCGTCCAGAGCGGGCCGGCAGGCCGCGGCGCTCGGGTCGTGCGTAAAGAACAGCCACTCGCCCTGGCGCACGACCCGTTGCAGCAGCGCTTGCTTCTCGTCGATTAGACGTTCCGGAAACCGATCGTAGCCCATGGTGATCGGCAAGTGCAGCCAAGGTACACCCGGAATCAGATCGCCGACAAAGGTCATGGGCCCCGGCGGCGCGCCCGCGATGCGCGTGAGCATCAGGCCCGGTGTGTGTCCGTCCGAAAAGCTCAGCGAGTAGCTCGGCCCCAGGGTCTTGCTGCTCGTCCCGTCCACCAGATCCAGGCGGCCGCTGTGCTCGAGCAAGGGCCCGAGCTCTGCGATGAAAGAGGCTCGGTCGCGCGGGTGCGGATGCTGTTGGCGCCGCCAGGCCTGCAGCCCCACCACAAAACGCGCCCTCGGGAATACCAGCGTGGGGGAGCGGCCCTGCTGCCAGGCGCTCAACAGGCCGCCGGCATGGTCGAAATGCAGATGAGACAGCACCACGACGTCGATCTCCGCGGGCCCCAAACCGATCGCGGCGAGCCGCTCGAGCAGCACGTGGCGCTCTTCGCACACCCCAAAACGCGCTCGTAGCTTGGGCTCGAAAAACGCGCCAATGCCCGTTTCGAGCAGCACGTGGCGCCCCCCATCTTCCTGTACCAGCAGCGCTCGGCACGCAAGCTCGATGCGGTTGTCAGCGTCCGGCGCGCACCAGCGCTGCCAGACGGCCTTGGGGCAGTTGCCAAACATGGCACCACCGTCCAACCGCTGACGGTTGCCTTCGATGGACCACAGTTTCATGGGCGCAGTGTACCAACTCTGTATTGGAAAGGCCCCGTACGCGGCAAACAGCAGGCGCAGGGCTCGCTCAGGTAGGCAACCGAGGACGGGTTTCGCCTCGACGTTGGGGAGGTGTTAGCCTGTAGCCGGGCATCGAGCCTGTTACGGCAAGGATTCGGGCTGGTCATGGAACCCACAAGAAGTCGGCAGCTGCGGTTTTCAGGATGGTACTTCGTCATCGCCATCGTTGTAATTCTCATGCTGCAGTATATCGTGCCGCACAGCTTGCCCGCGCGTCGCGTGCCGTACAGCGAGTTTCTCGCCATGGTCGAAGCAGGGCGCTTTTCCAAGGCGGAGGTTCGCGAGACGACGGTCATCGGAGAGCTCAAGGAGCCTGGTGAGTCACGGCGTGCTCGTCACGTCGAAGCCACCCGGCTGCCGGGGATGGACGAGACGATCCTGCTGGAGCAGCTGCGCGAGCAAGGCGTGGTCTTTTCCGGACGCATCGAAGCGACCTCGCTGTGGCGCCAAATGCTGCTCGGATGGATGCTGCCCCTGGGCATCCTGCTCTTGTTCTACCTGTACGGAATGCGGCGCATCGGCAAGGCGGGCGGACCGCTGAGCTTTGGACGCAGCCGAGCGAAAGTCTACGATCGCAGCAAGGAAGAGCGGGCCACGTTCGACGACGTGGCCGGCGTGGACGAGGCCAAAGCCGAGCTGGCCGAGGTCATCGATTTCCTTACCAGTCCAGACAAGTACAGGGATCTGGGCGCGAAGATCCCCAAGGGCGTGCTCTTGGTCGGCCCACCCGGCACGGGCAAGACCCTGCTCGCGCGCGCGGTCGCAGGCGAGGCCAAGG encodes:
- a CDS encoding DNA translocase FtsK 4TM domain-containing protein, whose product is MQVTHPTSANVGTDIGVRREVAALLLGAAAVLLTLALWSYDLHGGDDWVGPAGAALAGWLLDAFGLTACVLPLELGLGAAACLSRQQPRWSALARMASLPPIALVASAMLHMLLRDEAVFGGHLPGGTLGELLGEVLVATLGPAGSKIVSATILLATLVLRTRWSLIGAAASVRRGVQWAALWLRAGAQRLWLAWQQAKELEARLDEPELETLDAIHARHDRDAQVAAQQDLPAADEPGAQPDENEQVAEALPPPRKARPSSDAGKRATTPASSAKRPQRSQGPVIVAPREQSLSAAAAAAAVPAGNGCLLLPPPSLLAPPEQRAGIDVDEATLRANAERLVEKLAAYGVRGRVDEIHPGPVVTMYEFEPASGTKVSKIAGLADDLAMALAAQKVRIVAPIPGKSRVGFELPNRKRQNVWLREILEDARWLRMRGALPLAFGKDISGQPVFGDLTKMPHLLVAGATGSGKSVGLNVMLLSLLLKKRPDEVRLLMIDPKVVELNVFQDIPHMLLPVVTDMKKASLALKWAVDEMERRYQLFADAGARSILTYNERVEKVERGELDPSRLTGRRAADDDGEPETPEKLPHIVVVVDEFADLMMVAAKDVEAAIARLAQKARAAGIHVILATQRPSVDVITGMIKANFPSRVGYKVSQREDSKTILGRQGAEHLLGMGDMLMLLPGCSDLKRVHSAYVSEEEVSRVCDFLREQGRPIYNDDILRPRDDDEDADYPSAGSDDPLYDRGVRLVAEAGYCSISHLQRNLGVGYNKAAKLVERMEKEGVVGPASSKAGGRREVLIEAH
- a CDS encoding MBL fold metallo-hydrolase, coding for MKLWSIEGNRQRLDGGAMFGNCPKAVWQRWCAPDADNRIELACRALLVQEDGGRHVLLETGIGAFFEPKLRARFGVCEERHVLLERLAAIGLGPAEIDVVVLSHLHFDHAGGLLSAWQQGRSPTLVFPRARFVVGLQAWRRQQHPHPRDRASFIAELGPLLEHSGRLDLVDGTSSKTLGPSYSLSFSDGHTPGLMLTRIAGAPPGPMTFVGDLIPGVPWLHLPITMGYDRFPERLIDEKQALLQRVVRQGEWLFFTHDPSAAACRPALDARGRYIAAESRSELGPLGSVRE